The sequence AAAGTAAtgtagataaaactaaaagttagttgaaatagtactatgaaactcataaatagtagtaaaaagtGCAATAACACCTATCCAAACacaaccaaaataataaaatcataacaaaagaaaaacaaaatgaaaaataactcACTCATGTCTTGCATGATTGAAAATAACAACTAAAAACCAAGATATAAACAAGTTAGTCATTAACATGTTAAACAGATAAACATGCTGTCACTGGATTATTTGTACCGTGTACGTCAATCAAACCTACAAGACGACGATGAAAACTTCATGGAAATAAAGAGAAACTGACAACAATCTTGAATTATTGGGTAAATTAGAGAATTATgtaaaaaaacatgaaaaacatgCTCGAGCACGACCCAAAGCATTTGTCGCATATATACTACCATACGAAAGGTTGGTTTTCACTCGGTTTGGGCAATGGggaaaagtcaaatatttttGCTTATAAATAATGAAACAATTCATCTTTGACACAGAAATTATTGGTAACGTTTGGATCAAACGCACTGCGTTAGTGCGTTTCAgcccttttttattattattatttttttaaagccgACTTTGTTGACTATCAACATATAAACAGTGCACTGGTTTTCACTCGGTTTGGGCAATGggaaaagtcaaatatttttgtttataaataatgAAACAATTCATCTTTGACAGAGAAATTATTGGTAAcatttggattgggctgaaacGCACTAACGCAGTGCGTTTCAGcccttttcttattattattatttttttaaagtgaatTTTGTTGACTTTCAACATATAAACCGTACACTTGGGCACCGGACccattaatataattttgaataactttttcattaaaaaggAGACggtaatatttatatatttaaaaattattttgttacagtattttcagttttcaattgtATTCAAACGgacccattattttttttaggcaaTTCGTAataacctagaaaaaaaaattgagataacaaataaattaaactttcttatacatatatatgcaaAAATAGCATTGATTGGATCACAATTTATTACCttaacaaattttgaaaaaaagtaaTGTGAATTTAGCATTACTTGGCACGAAATTTGCTTTGGTATATAACATGATTTCCCTTCatccaatatatataaaacatgatTTCCCTATGTTGCGTGACACTCTCATTCTTCAAAATTTGAGagttatcttaaaaaaaaaatttaaataaaacaaagtggGACCTATTTGACTGAATCTGCCAATATTTACTTGCCAGATCATTATGACAGAGGAAAGCAAATTAATAGAAATAGGTTGCATGTGGAAAATATGTTATAATCACAAACCAAACATTTTGCTTTTTCACTTGTTCATGCTCGAGTCCAACCTATTATAAATAGGTGCCTAGCTAGACAGTCTTCAATACCTCACATAgtccaacaaaagaaagaagaaaacaacaCATTCACACTGTTCTTTCTCTCATTTCAAGGTAAAACACCAGCAAATAGCAAATTTCCCCCCTCTGAAGAGACCATGTACTCTGAGCTAAAACCCAGTGAATCATCTATACATATAAGTCATGACCAAGAATGGGTCATACAGATAAGTCGAGCCCTAGAAGAAGGCCTTCAAGACAATGATGAAGGTGTTCTTGTTAGCATCTTTAGTGTACCCAAAACCCTACTCTCTTTCAAACCAGAAGCATACATTCCACAACTTGTAGCCCTTGGCCCATACCATCACCACCGGCTTGAACTTCTCGAGATGGAACACTACAAGCTCACTTCAGCTATGAGATTGCAAAAGAACCTCAAAGAAATCAAATTCCGCGACTTGGTTAACCAAATCGCGGAAAGTGATAGGTGCATCCGTGCTTGTTATCATAGGTTCTTGGAATTCGACCAAGAAACACTCTCTTGGATGTTGTCCATTGATGCTTCCTTATTGTTGGAGTATCTCCAAACCTACTCCACAAAAATGGAAGACTCGCTTATGCGAATAACTTCTAAGATGGCGCATTTGATCGACCACACGCATCGGAAAACGGCACACCATGCAGTCCTTAGGGATATTATCATGCTAGAAAACCAAATCCCTTTATTTTTGCTCAGAGAAGTCCACAGCTTTTATCCCTGCGAAGATCATGACGAAGTATTAGCAACAATGCTAATTGGTTTTTGCAAACATATGTCGCCCATAGAGTGCATCAATGATCAACATTTCAAAGAAGTATGTTTCACAAAATCCCATTTGCTAGAGCTTCTCTACTACATGGTTGCACCGAAATTGCAACTTGTAGCTGATAATTCTGAGCAGGAAAAGccaaaagaagacaaaaagaTTGGCTGCTTCCAATCCATCTTGAAAGCAATAAGTTATATTAACTTGGCCCCGCTCCGCCTTCTCATTAAGATTTTCAATTCAAAGGCAGTGAAGCTTTTAGTTACACTGCCATTTATAATCATCTCCTATCTATGCAAACTTAAGAACAAAAGTGATATAACCAATCTCATCTCGTCAGCTGAGGCTGTGGCCGAAGACGCGCAAAGCGTATCTAATGAGAAGAAAGCTGAAAGCCCAAAAGTAGAAGAGATTGCAATTCCTAGCGTCACACAGCTTCATAAAAATGGTATTAAATTTCGTCCATCAAAGGGTGGCTTGGGGactataaattttgacaaaagtTCAGGTACATTTTACCTTCCAGTTATTCATTTGGATGGCAACTCTGAGGTTGTTTTAAGGAATCTGGTCGCCTATGAGGCATGTATTGCACCGGACGTGATGGTTTTTACACGCTACACGGAATTGATGAATGGAATTATTGATACTGAGGAGGATGTGAAGATTCTTCGAGAGGCCGGGATCATCTTGAACCGGCTCAAGAGCGATGAAGAAGTAGCGATGCTTTGGAATGGAATGACTAAGTCTGTGAGGGTAACAAAAGTTCCAATTCTAGACAAGGCCATTGAAGCTGCAAATTCTAGTTATTCAGGGTGTTGGAGGAACAAGATGACTGGTTTCAAGAAGTATATCTTTGGTTCATGGCCATGTCTTACATTTTTAGCAGCTAACATTCTAATATTGCTGTCTACTCTGCAGACTGCTTGTTCTATGTACAATTGTTCCAAATTTTTGGCCACTCTATGAATTTTTACACTCTGTTGTTGCCTAGTGTATTTAACTGGCTGCATGTGTGCAACATGTGTTACCAGTTCTTATTGTATTCACTAAAACACAATTGAAtacgacaaaaaaaaaaaaaaaaaatcattccttTTGAAATTAATACCTCAAGTATATATACCATATGAGAATTTTCATTTAGTTATTGTTACCAATGACCCTTTATTTTATCCACAATTGCCTTGCGTTCTCCTCCTTGGCTATCTTCCGGCAATACTTTACTTTCTCCTTCCTCTTGCGTTCCTCCCAgtgaaaattcattttttctctcttggttttatgctttattttcccttttcccATAAGGACCCTTGGACCAAAGCCATCAAATTCGTTGTAgcactatttatttatagaaagatgctacatctacaatatttctacaatatttttacaacaaatcatatgtgGTTAGtggttattggttcaaatttcaaactaatgctaatattacttttttgccccaacaataacaactagtaacaacttatcacttaggatttgttgtaaaaatgttgtagaaatgttgtagacatatcatttctcttatttATAAGACTCTTTTCGTATTTCCTTTTGGATTATAAATACATTACCTCTTTAATAGGGAATAGTCAAACTTTCCTTTCACACCAAGGAATAATATTTTCTTCCACATaaacccaaattaatttttccttcttcaactAGGAAACTTAATTAACTTTCTAAATCACAATTAGAATATGAGACAATTTCCCAACTTGTGATACTGAAAGAGAATATATACCACAAATTCATTTAAAGTTCAAACATGCTATCACGGGAATCTTTGTAGCATGAACATCAAacaaacctacaaaatgacgaTGAAAACTACAAGGAATAATATTTTCTTCCAGTGaaacccaaattaatttttccttcttcaactAGGAAACTTAATTAACTTTCTAAATCACAATTAGAATATGAGACAATTTCC is a genomic window of Quercus lobata isolate SW786 chromosome 2, ValleyOak3.0 Primary Assembly, whole genome shotgun sequence containing:
- the LOC115977977 gene encoding putative UPF0481 protein At3g02645, whose amino-acid sequence is MYSELKPSESSIHISHDQEWVIQISRALEEGLQDNDEGVLVSIFSVPKTLLSFKPEAYIPQLVALGPYHHHRLELLEMEHYKLTSAMRLQKNLKEIKFRDLVNQIAESDRCIRACYHRFLEFDQETLSWMLSIDASLLLEYLQTYSTKMEDSLMRITSKMAHLIDHTHRKTAHHAVLRDIIMLENQIPLFLLREVHSFYPCEDHDEVLATMLIGFCKHMSPIECINDQHFKEVCFTKSHLLELLYYMVAPKLQLVADNSEQEKPKEDKKIGCFQSILKAISYINLAPLRLLIKIFNSKAVKLLVTLPFIIISYLCKLKNKSDITNLISSAEAVAEDAQSVSNEKKAESPKVEEIAIPSVTQLHKNGIKFRPSKGGLGTINFDKSSGTFYLPVIHLDGNSEVVLRNLVAYEACIAPDVMVFTRYTELMNGIIDTEEDVKILREAGIILNRLKSDEEVAMLWNGMTKSVRVTKVPILDKAIEAANSSYSGCWRNKMTGFKKYIFGSWPCLTFLAANILILLSTLQTACSMYNCSKFLATL